GGTGGACGTTTTGGAACATGATAGACAGTTTATTCACCTCAAAGTCTCTGGCTCAGGTAACAACTCAACCCCCTGGCTCGTTACTGCGGTTTACGGTAGCCCCAAAGGGTGACCAGAAGATCCTTCTAGAACTCCATTAAATTGTATGCTAGTAATACCAATCTCCCTTGGTGTCTTTTGGGTGGAGGGGCGATAAATAATAGTCAAAGTGCCTACGAGGAGTTTTAAGAATGTGTCTGAATCTGTGGCTTGGTTGACTTGGGTTATTCTGGTTGGCCGTTCACTTGGAAGAGAGGTAATCTCGCGGAAAGGCTGGACAGGGGCTGAGCAACTTAGATTGGCAAATTGCTTTTCCTGAGGCTTGTGTTAAACACCTGCCCATGCTCAAATCAGGCCATTCTCCTATCTGTTTGCAACTCTCCAATACTATGACGCAGAATAGAGGAGACGACCCTTTCTTTTCTTACTGCCTGGATCACCCACCCAGATTTTAGAAATATTGTGGATGTCTCTTAGAATGTTCAAGTGTCTTGGGCTGAGGGTATTTCTTTGTTTAAGAGCAAACTTAAACATTGGAACAACTTGGTTTTTGGTAACATTATTAAACGGAAACATAGAATCCTTAGAAGGCTGCAGGGGATTGCTACTAGTTTGGGATATTCTCAGAATTCTTTCCTTGAGAAGCTGTAGAAAGACTTGTGCTTGGAATATGAACACATAATCATTCAAGAGGAAATTCTGTGGTTCCAAAAAGTTAGGTGCAAGTGAATCGAGTTTGGGGataaaaacacaaatttttttatggcTCTACTATGATTAGAAGACGCAGAAACAAGATTACCTCTCTACAAAATGACAATGGTGATGGGTAACTAATAATGCGACTCTGGAGAATATGGCAACCATTTTCTTCTTAAATCTATATACAGACAGCCCTACTCATACTCCCTTTATTCTTAAGATATGTTTCCCACCTGAGTAGCTCCGATAACAACATCATGGGCCAGAATGTGATTAATGAGGAAGTGAAATATGCTATTTTTGGCATGGACAGTTGGAAGGCCCCCAACAGAGACGGGCTTCAAGCCATCTTCTACCAGAGTCAGTGGAATAAAGTTGGCACTAATGTCTGTGAGCTAACCTGAAATATTTTTCAAGAACCGAGCAAGATCAGAGAGGTAAATGAGACACTTATCACTCTTATCCCCAAAGTTGAACATGTCTCACATTTAAAACAACTGAGGCCCATCAGCCTTTGTAATGTTTCCTATAAGGTGGTTACTAAAATTATTTCTAATCGATTGAGAAGAGTCATGGATAAATTGGTTATGCCTAATCAGTGCAGTTTTGTCTCCGGAAGACATAGTTCTGATAATATAATTATCACTCAAGAATTCATTCACTCTATGAGatagaaaaaagggaaaaaaaagttgGATGGCTATCAAAATTGACTTGGAAAAAGCATATGACAAGTTAAAGTAGGAGTTTATCAAGGAGACACTCGTGGATATTGTCCTTCCCCAAACCTTTATCAATCTTATCCTCTCTTGTATCTCGACTGCAAGGATGAGGGTGCTATGGAATGGAGAAGAACTGGATGAATTCTCACCTTCCAGGGGTATTAGACAAGAAGATCCCATCTCCCCGTACATTTTTGTCCTCTACATCGAAAGATTTTCCCAACTCATTAGTACAGTAATGGAGCAAGGCTTTTGGAAACCTATTCGTCTCAAAAAGGATGGTCCCCCTATCTCTCACATGTGCTTCATGGACGACATTATTCTATTTGCCTAGGCAAATCTCGATCAAGCTAATATCATTAATAAGTATCTCGAGGCCTTCCTGATAGCTCGGGTTAGAGTGTCAGCAAAGAGAAAACCAGGGTCTTTTTCTCTAAGAATGAGGGACACAATGTTCGAGCAGGGGTGAGCAACTTCTTGCAATTTTCCAGAACTGATAACTTAGGAAAATACTTAGGTGTTCCTATTCTTCACTGCAAAGTGTCCAAGCATACCTTTGAGGGCATTATCAACAAGCTTCATACTAGGCTCAATTTTTGGAAAGCTTCCTCACTTTCTCTTGATGGAAGAGTAACTCTGGTGAAATATGTCCTATCCTCTATGCCAATATATAATATACAATTTGATGTTTTACCTTCTACTACTTGTAATACAATTATCTACAAGAATTTTCTCTGGGGAGATACAGAACAAACTAAGAAGATACATCTACTTAGTTGGAAGAAATTCTGTGAGCCAAAAAAATTTAGGAGTCTGGGCATTAGACATGCAAGCCAAATGAATCAAACCTTTATGATGAAGACTGGATGGGGGCTTATTGAGAGAAAGGTTGCTCTTTGGGCTAGAGTCCTCAGATCAAAATATGGCAGCGACACGGATATCATTCCCAAAGTGGAAAGGAAGCGAAACAACTCGAATCTTTGGAAGAGTATTTGCTCTACTTGAGACAATGTTGAACGCAATTGTATTTGGAGAATTGGTGATGGCTCCCAAATTCACTTCTGGGATCATTGCTGGATCCCAACTGGTGTAGGATGTCTAAGCAAAATCGCAAGCCAGGTAAGCAATAATGTCAATTATTCTGATATGTTGATGGATTTTCTTAATGTCTCAGGACAGTGGCACATTGAGAAGCTTCAGGAGATGCTGCCAGAGGATACTATCAAGAAGATTGTTGCTATTTCTCCCCCGTCCCCGTGGAAGGGAGCTGATTACATTGCCTGGAGACCTTCCCCGAATGGATCCTTCAGTACTAAGTCAGCCTATCAAAATCTCATGGAGGCTCACGATACTTCCAATAAGATCTTTTGGTTGGTGTGGATGTGACAGGGTCCTGAGCGTGCCAGAACCTTTCTCTGGCTGGTGGCACATAACGTAATCCTTACAAACTTGGAAAGAAGACACCGACACTTGACCACTGATGATGCTTGTCCTTAGTGCCGTAACCATGAAGAATCAGTCATTTATGTGCTTCGGGACTGTTTCCATGCTAGGAGCATATGGCGAATACTTATCCCCCTGATGATAGCAACTTGTTCTTCAACATAGACCTCAATGATTGGTTATTACTAAACCCTACTTCTCATAATAATTGTTCATGCTTATTTGGTGTTGTTGTGTCATCTTTATGGTACTTCCGGAATAAACTTGTGTTAAATGAAGAGACTGTTCCTAACACTAGTGTTGTTCACCAAATTCAAGCGCGGGCTGAGGAATTCCTAAAAGTGGTTAAAAGCAAGTTAAATCCATGAAATATACAAGCTGTTAGGGAGTGTCGGACGGAGAGTATGTTAAGTTGAATGTTGATGGTTCATGGTATACTCAGAGAAGTAATGCTATGTGTGGGAGTGTTCAGGAATTCAGCTGGGAGGATCTTGAAAGGTTACTCGTGCAATTTAGGCAACTACTCAATAATGCATGCGATCATTCACGGGCTGAATATTGCTACAATGAACGGCTACCAAAATCTTGTTGTAGAGTCGGACTCGGCTGCTGCTGTCAAATTTATCACTCATGGATGTTCTCCAGCTCATCTATGTGCTCCTTTGATTCAGGACATCCGTAACTTGGCTGCACACCTGCAACAAATCCTTTGGAGGCATTCGCTTTGTGAAGCAAACTCGGTGATGGATCTTCTTTTCAAGAAGGGACAAGACCTCCCCCTTGGATTACACCTTCTTGATCGAGCCCCCACCCCCGCGCGTGGATATTAGAGATGCCCTGCTGTGTGACTACTTAGGGACCCTTAGAGTTAGATGgtcttaatttttctttctactttgtgtttcttttcttgctttctttcttttgttgggTCTTTGACCCTGtagatcacaaaaaaaaatgggttgaaaatttaaaaaatgtgttttaatcattttatttaAGTTCTCTACACGAGTGCATTTATTTAATTGAGTAATAATTGAGAATTCTTTATTCTCTTAATTGTTTCTATGTCTTGCATGAAATAATATACagaattgtataaaatatttttttaattttttaaaataaaactttgtataataatttttgttataaaaaatttataaagttaattgaatttaaagtttaactatttttaatattgaaaataatgaaatcaatgagtaataattttatttgttttcaaagTATAATAATTACTCAttaatagtaatatataatttgtaattacattgaggtttaattattctgttaattcttacaattttattaaatttttaattaggtgtctatacttttttttcttttttaattaaattccaacattacttttaattttgtaattaggtcATTTTCATGTAAAAAACGTTAAAATTAACAGGATATTTCTCCCAAAATACATGCGATCAAAGATctagttaaatttttaattatgaataccttcaatttgagaaaaaatattcaattaactCTAACTTTTTTTACACTAGAAATAatcttattataaaattaaaagtaatgtaAAAGGAcccaattgaaagaaaaaaaatatatatagacctaattataaatttagtaaaactataagtaccaacagaataattaaaccttaaattaaaatatttcaattagaattttatcttttcaaagaTTTCTCTTTAAATAACATTAATGGTTAAATTTGTagacatttttttataattgatgAGTAAAACTTTCAAAATTTCTCACTCTTATGTTAAAATCGATTTGAGCAAGAGAAAAGCTTAGTATACAAGCGATTAGGGCTTGTAACTATTACAAGTTCATTAACGCCTAATCCACTAAAATGCGCTGTAACTCCTACGTCACTTACACGCGCTATACAAAGATCCCGCGTTTGtataactaccaaatttaaaagatttgtttccttctttgttttctttcttttcaaatttcatcGTTCTTCTTCTCGCGCGTCTTCCCCTGGTTTTTCGATTgttcttttcctctcctttctcATTGGTTTGTTCTTCGTCATTGACGTTAGTTTTTCTCTCTGTAACTCCAGCTTcgttttgacatggtgtatttatagtttttgacatggtgtattctgcaacctctctgttgttgatgaccagtttgttccgaaagttggaatgacctttaccacccttgaagatgctggaaAATTTTACATGAACTATACCAAGGTTgcaggtttttctacaagagttcggagtacaaatagaaaggaaaacgagattaagaatcaattgattacatgtagcagagagggaaaatgaaactctcatagcaaagactcatttgataggaattggaatgattttctgctaaactttggtcttgtggacaacaagtggctttcaggtagtgttgggttaaaatctgcagcaggggtgtaaatttaattttttatctggtgtatttatagtctgtgtttgggtgtattatgcagatctctatgcagaccgtcatatatgggtttcAATCTATCTgatcaccacttcatattatagtacctgtaaatcagacattttgaatacactagagagagtttaattaattttgatcttgtggacaacaagtggctttcaggtagtgttgggttaaaatctgcagcagaggtgtaaatttaattttttatcgggtgtatttatagtctgtgtttgggtgtattatgcagatctctatgcagaccgtcatatatgggttccaatctatctggatcaccactttatattatagtacctgtaaattagacattttgaatacaccagagagagtttaattatggaaaaaaatttacttataaTTGGATCAAATATATTTACACCATGTGTTCAATTTCTTAGAACAAGAAGATCAataaaacctagaagaacatagaagaacagtaaaataTAGTTCTTCGATTTCTAAATCAGAAACAAAAATGTGGAAAATGTACAAGATGAGTAAAACAATAACGTACcttgaataatattttgttgatggtttctgCTATTATTCGCGACGAGTTCAAATGTCTCTTCAGTTTGGAATGTTGCTCGAAACTTGAGGATTTGTGTTATctttgaaggagaagaggaagagtgagCCATAACGAGCGGTTTTTTCGAAGCGTAATCGTTCGAGTAACGCGCGTGAAATTGATGCTCCATTTAAATAGAGAGAGTGCGCGTAGATTAAACCTGAGTTGGGCCAACTTGTAAGGATTGTATGCGTTAtttgcttgtatgtgtagcgGGGCCCTTTgaacaaatataatttaatatgagATCAAATTTATTCTTGAACTACCTTCTTTATTGTCATAACAAAAAAACCTATTAGAGAGAActgtttttattaaaatttatctaaaatagaaaaagaaatataaacaatgaataaaaatctaaaatttaaaattgaaatatttacaatcaagaaaaaaattaagagaaactTTTAGTAAACAACTCAAACATTAATGTGACAATAAATTgaatctaataatatatatttgaattaattaaattaaattattgatataataaattaattataattatttagcacaataaattaagttaaataaataaaaaatatcttataaatATGTCaagtaaaaattataatatttttaaaaatgattaatcaaaatacaaaagataaaaaattaatacaaatcaaaacaaaatcaattaatttattctcctcaaatcaaataattaatataattgattactTAATActgttaaataaattaaaagaacagcTTTAAGAATAGGCCACATCATTTTTCTAATGTTTCTAATTAGTTATAGGGTGAGTTAATGATAATTTGCCGCGGGGTTCACCATTGTTAAACATTTAAGAGTGACTCTGATATATGCAAGCATTTTCCTCAAGAATGGAACAACATGACATGTTTACGCGACCAGACATGTTATTTTAGTAGACTCCACTTATGACTTAAATAATGCAACGTTTTCCCTAATTtctaagacaaaaataaaacgtGACAATGTTTGACGCGACCGATCACAACCCTGTAATTTTGTTTCTGTTTGACCCCTCTATTCTTAGCATGGAACGTTTAGAAGGTAGTTTTGAAGAAGCTACAACATTCCAAGAAGATGGTTCAAAGATAAATATGGTGAATGTTTATCTGCCATCTAGATGTCAAAACAGATGCAATAAAACGTTGCTTCTACATCATACATTCATACGTTGGTCATCTAGATAAGAGTTCtcttaaaaaaaacacaaaaggaaaaaaagaaaaagcaataatagCCCTCTCAAGTTGTGTCCCTCTAGATAATAGCTAATTTTCTTAGTATCTTAGTTATGTCAATCCCCTTTTTTAGCAGTAAATATAACTATGTGGCAAAGTGGCATGGTCCATTGCCATTTCCGAGAGATTACAACTAGTTGATGTGGCAAAGCCAAATGGTTAAGACTACTTTTTGAGGTCAGAGATTCTTTGTCCTCACTGGCTCCTCATTCTTGTAACAGAAAATCGTTAACTTACACTCACTTTCTAATAGGCCTCTCTCTTTGACAATCTTTTATTCATCTCCTGATTTTCCTTTTCTCGACCCAATTTTTTCTTTCGTGGGTCGTAAGATATCAGAAAAGGAGGATCAGGAGCAGCGTAACCTTTACTATCATCATATTCAGCACACTTTATTAGGTAAGCAAGAATTTGTTCGTCATTTTAGGTTCATAGTTTTTCATTTATTGTTTGGAAGTTGGTTCTGTTGTTATATCAGACGATTTGGATTCATTTAAGTTCTGTAATAACAATTTCTGGAGGTAACAAACATGAAACCTGGTCTTCTACTTTTCtgaatgttttatttatttatcaattttcaGTTACTTGAGGGTCAAGTCCAGCCCCAAGGCATTAAAAAGGTCAAAGAGAAGCAGGTAAACCAGCTAATACAGATTCTgttaaacgaaaaaaaataaaaaaactttttttttttggacgNNNNNNNNNNNNNNNNNNNNNNNNNNNNNNNAGGGACATTGATATGTTCATTTTGAAATACATGGCCCGTGTTTATGGGGCTTTATTTGGAAACAATTATCTTCCCTAATCTCCGTGTATAAGATTTTGTTACACCCTGACATACTTTAGACAAGATCAAAAAAGCAATATGCTTTGTGGGTCATCCTGAAGACTCATGAAATTATTTGCATTCCTTGGATCTCAAGTCACATGCTCTAGCTTCTCAACTTatgtttcttttcttatctttgatGGACTTTCCTCTTTTGATTCAAGAATATTTATTGCAGGCTGGGAATGGAGTCCTTAAACCGAACCATGACGACAATGGAGAAACCACCGATCCCCAGCTCATCATCAGCAGATTGCAAACCACTAACCACATTCGTTCAAACAAACACAGACGCATTCAGGGAAGTAGTGCAGCGACTGACGGGTCCATCATCTATGGCGGTAGAAGGCATGGCATCAAAAGAAGGAGGAGGCACGAAGAAGAACTCGAGCAAGCTCCATGAGAGAAGGAAATACATGAAGCCAAAGGTTGAGATTGTTAAGAGTAGTAGTGTGCATTGTAAATCAGGGGCGTGTTCGCCTTCGGTTTCAAGAAGCTCTAGCTACCCTGCTAGTCCTGTTTCAGGGAGCTTCCCGGCAAGCCCTCTCACACCTTCGACGATCTTCTCCAAGTTGAGCATTCTAGAAGATGACAAGAAAGATGATCTTGATTTAGATCTTAATATTGCAGTGCCGTCTGAGCCGAATATGATAAGCACagaggaacaagaagaagatgaagaagaagaagaagagagagctATCAGAGAGAGGCGATTTTATTTGCATCCATCGCCTCGTCCCAAACCTGGATTTTCTGAACCTGAACTTCTGCCTTTGTTTCCCATGGCATCCACTGAGAAAGTGTAGTcttcatcgtcatcatcattTGTAACTATATTATTGTTACATGATATATATGCAACGCATTTGTAATGTCAAATATTCCTCCTTCTGTTATCCTTTTCTCTGCTAATTTAAGCTACGagagtttttttttctctcctagTTAaggaaatttttataaattcttacAAATATACAATGCAAAAAATGAAAAcgtcattattattttttcttatatatatttaactcgtttttaatatttattctgTATTGTTACGTATATTTATAACATTAAGCATCTCTTGTTCGGCACGAAACCAATATTCCCTATCCCTATTCTTGCTTATTACTCTAAACGATCCCTCTCTCTCACATACGTCTTATGGAACTAGACATTGTCAGTGTAgcattttctttgaataaatgAAATTGTTTCTTACATCGTTAACTCACTTTCTTTCCGGATTATTTGACACTGGGGAAGAATTCATTTCTCTTGTATATGTTCACACTTGTACCATATCTATGACTCTTATCTTCTTCTTGTGGCCTTCAGAAATGCATATTCATGCTTTTCTTTCCTTAACTTGAGATGCACATCCTATCACAGGGAACTACTTCCCAACTCTCTTCTTCAATGACACAGTAACTGAGCTAGTGCTTAATCTGGAAGTTGCTCCTACAAGCATGGTTGACCAACAAAGGATGATGGATTTGGTTTGCGGCATTGTTAATCATCTAGTTATTATTAAGAAAACTCTGCATGCATGTTGTTTTTGCTGCAGGCTTATTATCGAGGTACCTTTAATTGGTCATCGCCCTTCTGTCTTCTGTGATGGTAAGATGAGATGAGATGAATTAACTTTGCTATCTATCTCCACTGTACTACTGCTACATGCATCAGTTTATTCATCTTTTGTGCTTTGCTGCCTTGCAGACCTTAATATCTTTCTCATATATCTATACCACAAGTAGTGGGATGTGGAGAAGAGGATCATCAACCTGTGGAGCAACAAGAGAAGAAAACTAACTGGCccactttaatttctttttttttttctgaatgcTATGTCTCTCcccattttgtttttaattttttttttggttaattaaCTAGGacagaattttctttttctctctttttaatttGCTCAGAACTGAAGTGCTAGAGAATGAATAATATTCCGAAGATTACCTGAAATTGATGTGATTTGAGTCTAAATGTGATGTTCAAATTTTTTCTGGTGAAagttttaatatctttttcaactagaCAAAGTCGTCCAAGGCCTTTGATGGTGAATGGGAGTTGGTATTTGTAACGGATTTTGATGTTTAAATTAGCAA
The genomic region above belongs to Arachis duranensis cultivar V14167 chromosome 3, aradu.V14167.gnm2.J7QH, whole genome shotgun sequence and contains:
- the LOC107480092 gene encoding VQ motif-containing protein 31-like; this encodes MESLNRTMTTMEKPPIPSSSSADCKPLTTFVQTNTDAFREVVQRLTGPSSMAVEGMASKEGGGTKKNSSKLHERRKYMKPKVEIVKSSSVHCKSGACSPSVSRSSSYPASPVSGSFPASPLTPSTIFSKLSILEDDKKDDLDLDLNIAVPSEPNMISTEEQEEDEEEEEERAIRERRFYLHPSPRPKPGFSEPELLPLFPMASTEKV